A genomic region of Mycolicibacterium poriferae contains the following coding sequences:
- a CDS encoding M23 family metallopeptidase gives MPQHRARRTTAAVVAPVPSESPSEVTDIIPFNEFGDLAELDMLSQAAFDKESQVIAAPELDDLHDTDDLVPLQLAVPSEFRAEPRAERRTHAYRDSHTDLSDGTATTDVIDMRGHRAAHRKPEVPIKGRLMVAAMAVGATAAGAYTMSNNTQQSSESTVLAADQTSTGGATITGSVDGMQVVTVAPAVNSAIHAEEITKAAAYAQERAEREARLIRPQFVMPTRGVWTSGFGYRWGVLHAGIDIANAIGTPILAAADGVVISAGYQGGYGNMVKLRHADGTVTLYGHNSAVLVNVGERVMAGDQIAKMGNTGNSTGPHCHFEVHLNGTDRVDPVGWLAKHGLTPGSYVG, from the coding sequence TTGCCTCAGCATCGCGCGCGCCGGACAACTGCAGCCGTTGTGGCACCCGTTCCGTCCGAGAGCCCGTCCGAGGTCACGGACATCATCCCGTTCAACGAATTCGGCGATCTCGCTGAACTCGACATGCTCTCCCAGGCCGCCTTCGACAAGGAGTCGCAGGTCATCGCCGCCCCCGAGCTCGACGATCTGCATGACACCGACGACCTCGTGCCGCTGCAGCTGGCGGTCCCCTCGGAGTTCCGGGCCGAGCCGCGCGCCGAGCGCCGCACCCACGCCTACCGGGACAGCCACACCGACCTCAGCGACGGCACCGCCACCACCGACGTCATCGACATGCGCGGGCACCGCGCCGCGCACCGCAAGCCCGAGGTGCCGATCAAAGGCCGCCTGATGGTCGCGGCTATGGCAGTGGGCGCGACCGCCGCCGGCGCCTACACGATGTCCAACAACACCCAGCAGAGCTCCGAGAGCACCGTCCTGGCCGCCGACCAGACGTCGACCGGCGGAGCGACCATCACCGGGTCCGTCGACGGCATGCAGGTCGTCACGGTGGCTCCCGCCGTCAACTCCGCGATCCACGCCGAAGAGATCACCAAGGCCGCCGCCTACGCCCAGGAACGCGCCGAACGCGAAGCCCGCCTGATCCGACCGCAGTTCGTGATGCCGACCCGCGGGGTGTGGACCTCCGGGTTCGGCTACCGCTGGGGCGTGCTGCACGCGGGCATCGACATCGCCAACGCCATCGGCACGCCCATTCTCGCCGCCGCCGACGGTGTCGTGATCTCCGCCGGCTACCAGGGCGGTTACGGCAACATGGTCAAGCTCCGTCACGCCGACGGAACCGTCACCCTGTACGGCCACAACAGCGCCGTTCTGGTCAACGTCGGCGAACGGGTGATGGCCGGCGACCAGATCGCCAAGATGGGCAACACCGGCAACTCGACCGGACCCCATTGCCACTTCGAGGTGCACTTGAACGGCACCGACAGGGTGGACCCGGTCGGCTGGCTGGCCAAGCACGGGTTGACGCCCGGCAGCTACGTTGGCTGA
- the pcrA gene encoding DNA helicase PcrA yields MTAPLPMTSPASDTDQLLDGLNPQQRQAVLHEGSPLLIVAGAGSGKTAVLTRRIAYLLAARDVGVGQVLAITFTNKAAAEMRERVVGLVGPRARSMWVSTFHSTCVRILRNQASLVAGLNSNFSIYDADDSRRLLLMIGKDMGLDTKRHSPRLLANGISNLKNELIGPEQAAAEASEAADDLARVIAEVYAEYQRRLRTANALDFDDLIGETVAVLQAFPQIAQYYRRRFRHILVDEYQDTNHAQYVLVRELVGVGAPDTDTVPPAELCVVGDADQSIYAFRGATIRNIEDFERDFPDATTILLEQNYRSTQTILNAANSVIARNTGRREKRLWTDSGQGELIVGYVADNEHDEARFVAQEIDNLSDSVGDFSYNDVAVFYRTNNSSRAIEEVFIRAGIPYKVVGGVRFYERREIRDIVAYLRVLDNPGDSVSMRRILNTPRRGIGDRAEACVAVHAENTGLNFNDALVAAAEGRVPMLNTRAEKAIAGFVGLLDELRGMLDGELGELVEAVLDRTGYRAELESSNDPQDLARLDNLNELVSVAHEFSIDLANARALAGEDGAEPVDEDIPDTGVLAAFLERVSLVADADDIPEHGAGVVTMMTLHTAKGLEFPVVFVTGWEDGMFPHMRALGDPVELSEERRLAYVGITRARQRLYLSRAKVRSSWGQPMLNPESRFLREIPQELIDWRRTEQPASSLSAPVSGAGRFGTPRPSPMRPAAAKRPLLVLEPGDRVTHDKYGLGRVEEVSGVGESAMSLIDFGSAGRVKLMHNHAPVAKL; encoded by the coding sequence ATGACTGCACCTCTTCCGATGACGTCCCCGGCGAGTGACACCGATCAGCTGCTGGACGGGTTGAACCCGCAGCAGCGCCAGGCGGTGTTGCACGAGGGGAGCCCGTTGTTGATCGTCGCCGGCGCCGGTTCGGGAAAGACGGCGGTGCTCACCCGCCGCATCGCCTACCTGCTGGCCGCTCGCGACGTGGGGGTGGGGCAGGTGCTGGCCATCACGTTCACCAACAAGGCCGCCGCGGAGATGCGCGAGCGTGTGGTGGGTCTGGTGGGTCCGCGGGCGCGCAGCATGTGGGTGTCGACGTTCCACTCGACGTGTGTGCGGATCCTGCGCAACCAGGCCTCGCTGGTGGCCGGGCTGAACTCGAACTTCTCGATCTACGACGCCGACGATTCGCGCCGCCTGCTGCTGATGATCGGCAAGGACATGGGGCTGGACACCAAACGCCATTCACCTCGGTTGCTGGCCAACGGCATCTCGAACCTCAAGAACGAGTTGATCGGGCCCGAGCAGGCCGCCGCGGAGGCATCCGAGGCGGCCGACGATCTGGCTCGCGTCATCGCCGAGGTGTACGCCGAGTATCAGCGCCGGCTGCGGACGGCCAACGCGCTGGATTTCGACGACCTGATCGGTGAGACGGTGGCGGTGCTGCAGGCGTTCCCGCAGATCGCCCAGTACTACCGGCGCCGATTCCGGCACATCCTGGTCGACGAATACCAGGACACCAATCACGCCCAGTACGTGCTGGTGCGCGAACTGGTGGGCGTGGGCGCGCCCGACACCGACACGGTGCCGCCGGCCGAGCTGTGCGTGGTCGGTGACGCCGATCAGTCCATCTATGCGTTCCGTGGCGCGACGATTCGCAACATCGAAGACTTCGAACGCGACTTTCCCGACGCGACAACGATTCTGCTCGAGCAGAACTACCGGTCCACTCAGACCATCCTCAACGCGGCCAACTCGGTCATCGCGCGCAACACCGGCCGGCGCGAGAAGCGGCTGTGGACCGACTCCGGTCAGGGTGAGCTGATCGTCGGGTACGTCGCCGACAACGAACACGACGAGGCCCGGTTCGTCGCGCAGGAGATCGACAACCTGTCCGATTCCGTCGGCGACTTCTCCTACAACGACGTCGCGGTCTTCTACCGCACCAACAACTCCTCCCGGGCGATCGAGGAGGTGTTCATCCGCGCCGGCATCCCCTACAAGGTCGTCGGGGGAGTGCGCTTCTACGAACGCCGCGAGATTCGCGACATCGTCGCCTACCTGCGAGTACTGGACAACCCCGGCGATTCGGTGAGCATGCGGCGCATCCTGAACACCCCGCGCCGTGGTATCGGCGACCGTGCCGAGGCCTGTGTGGCCGTGCACGCCGAGAACACCGGCCTGAACTTCAACGACGCCCTGGTCGCGGCCGCCGAGGGCCGGGTGCCGATGCTCAACACGCGGGCAGAGAAGGCGATCGCGGGTTTCGTCGGCCTGCTCGACGAGCTGCGGGGCATGCTCGACGGGGAGTTGGGCGAGCTCGTCGAGGCGGTGCTGGACCGCACCGGCTATCGCGCCGAACTCGAATCGTCGAACGACCCGCAGGATCTGGCGCGGCTGGACAACCTCAACGAATTGGTCAGCGTCGCCCACGAATTCAGCATCGACCTGGCGAACGCGCGAGCGTTGGCCGGCGAGGACGGCGCGGAGCCGGTCGACGAGGACATTCCGGACACCGGTGTGCTCGCCGCGTTCCTCGAGCGGGTGTCGCTGGTCGCCGACGCCGACGACATCCCCGAGCACGGTGCCGGCGTGGTCACGATGATGACGCTGCACACCGCCAAGGGGCTGGAGTTCCCGGTTGTGTTCGTCACCGGGTGGGAGGACGGCATGTTCCCGCACATGCGCGCGCTCGGTGATCCGGTGGAGTTGTCCGAGGAGCGGCGGCTGGCCTATGTCGGAATCACCCGCGCCCGCCAGCGGCTGTATCTGAGTCGGGCCAAGGTGCGCTCCTCCTGGGGGCAGCCGATGCTCAACCCCGAGTCGCGGTTCCTGCGCGAGATCCCCCAGGAGCTCATCGACTGGCGCCGCACCGAGCAGCCGGCGTCGTCGCTGTCGGCACCGGTGAGCGGCGCGGGCCGGTTCGGCACGCCGCGACCGTCGCCGATGCGCCCGGCGGCCGCCAAACGCCCGCTGCTGGTGCTCGAACCCGGCGACCGCGTCACCCACGACAAGTACGGGCTGGGCCGGGTCGAGGAGGTCTCGGGCGTCGGTGAGTCCGCGATGTCGCTGATCGACTTCGGCAGCGCGGGCCGGGTGAAGCTGATGCACAACCACGCACCGGTGGCCAAGCTATAG